The proteins below come from a single Prochlorococcus marinus CUG1415 genomic window:
- the trmH gene encoding tRNA (guanosine(18)-2'-O)-methyltransferase TrmH, whose protein sequence is MSILPRRFERIKSVLDCRMKNLTVLVENVNKPHNLSAILRTCDAAGVFEANFISKTNAVKTFNSTAQGSQKWVKLNNHENTITAISDLKNKGFKLYGTTLNSESVDYRNFDYTQNTCFVLGAEKWGLSNELISMVDQSIYIPMRGMVQSLNVSVAASILLFEAIRQRKNKGILPANGEGLNIDEYQKTLFEWCHPELAAMYKKSAKEYPKLNDQGEIDPITDN, encoded by the coding sequence ATGTCAATTTTGCCAAGAAGATTCGAGCGAATCAAAAGTGTTTTAGATTGCAGAATGAAAAACTTGACTGTTTTAGTTGAGAATGTAAATAAACCTCATAATCTATCAGCAATATTAAGAACCTGTGATGCAGCTGGGGTTTTCGAAGCAAATTTTATTAGCAAAACGAATGCCGTTAAGACTTTTAATAGTACTGCTCAAGGAAGTCAAAAATGGGTCAAACTAAATAATCATGAAAACACTATCACGGCAATCTCTGATTTAAAGAATAAAGGTTTTAAATTATATGGAACGACTCTTAATAGTGAATCAGTAGATTATAGAAATTTTGATTATACACAAAATACATGTTTTGTTTTAGGAGCAGAAAAATGGGGATTAAGTAATGAACTTATATCAATGGTTGATCAATCAATTTACATACCTATGAGAGGTATGGTTCAATCCCTGAATGTTTCAGTTGCGGCTTCCATATTATTATTTGAAGCTATACGCCAAAGAAAAAATAAAGGTATATTGCCCGCGAATGGAGAAGGTTTAAATATAGATGAATATCAAAAAACACTTTTTGAATGGTGTCACCCAGAATTAGCTGCGATGTATAAAAAATCAGCTAAAGAATATCCAAAGTTGAATGATCAAGGAGAAATTGATCCTATTACAGATAACTAA
- a CDS encoding ABC transporter permease produces MKFLEANNFFGYSFSILSNDIFAPPSLNHFCGTDRLGRDVCLRTLQGSSLAIEVVFLSILFSLSLGLPLGLLSGYFGGFFDKCLSLIMDTIFSIPVILLSVVVAFVLGKGILNAALALCIVYSPQYFRLIRNQTILVKSETYVEAAQVSGADVKKIIFKYILPNVITPLPILLTLNAADAVLVLGSLGFLGLGVPADVPEWGSDLNLALAALPTGIWWTALFPGLAMFFLVLGLSFIGEDLEEIFDSQISE; encoded by the coding sequence ATGAAATTTTTAGAGGCCAATAATTTTTTTGGTTATTCATTTTCAATATTAAGCAATGATATCTTTGCACCTCCTTCGCTTAATCATTTCTGTGGCACAGATAGATTAGGAAGAGATGTTTGCTTAAGAACTTTGCAAGGATCATCCTTAGCCATAGAAGTTGTGTTCTTATCTATTCTTTTTTCATTAAGTTTGGGTTTGCCATTAGGATTATTAAGTGGATATTTTGGTGGTTTTTTTGATAAATGCTTATCACTAATAATGGATACTATTTTTTCAATACCTGTAATTTTGCTTTCAGTTGTTGTGGCTTTTGTCTTGGGTAAGGGTATCCTTAACGCAGCTTTGGCATTGTGTATTGTTTATTCGCCTCAATATTTTAGATTAATCAGAAATCAGACAATATTGGTTAAATCCGAAACTTACGTCGAGGCAGCTCAAGTTTCAGGAGCTGATGTTAAAAAGATTATTTTTAAATATATTCTCCCAAATGTAATAACACCTTTGCCTATTCTGCTTACCCTAAATGCTGCGGATGCTGTTTTGGTATTAGGAAGTTTAGGATTTTTAGGTCTTGGTGTTCCTGCAGATGTCCCAGAGTGGGGCAGTGATTTAAATCTTGCTCTTGCTGCTTTACCTACAGGTATATGGTGGACGGCTTTGTTTCCAGGTTTGGCAATGTTTTTTTTAGTTTTAGGTCTTTCTTTTATAGGAGAGGATCTTGAAGAAATTTTTGATAGTCAAATTTCTGAATAA
- the lepA gene encoding translation elongation factor 4: MTDISVSKIRNFCIIAHIDHGKSTLADRLLQDTGTVQQRDMQEQFLDSMDLERERGITIKLQAARMKYKAEDSQEYVLNLIDTPGHVDFSYEVSRSLQACEGALLVVDASQGVEAQTLANVYLALENNLEIIPVLNKVDLPGADAEKIKKEIEEIIGLDTSNAINCSAKTGVGIKDILEAIVRRVPPPQDEIKLPTKALIFDSYYDPYRGVIVYFRVISGSLNKREKILLMASQKNYELDEIGIMAPDQQQVDELHAGEVGYLAASIKSVADARVGDTITLLNSPANDPLPGYKTANPMVFCGLFPTDADQFPDLRVSLEKLQLSDAALKYEPETSSAMGFGFRCGFLGLLHMEIVQERLEREYDLDLIVTAPSVIYKVNLNQQEHIFIDNPSTIPDPQLRESIEEPYVKMEIYAPNEFNGTLMGLCQERRGVFIDMKYITTDRVTLIYEIPLAEVVTDFFDQMKSRTQGYASMEYHLIGYRKNDLVRLDVLINSERADPLTSIVHKDKAYGIGRSLVEKLKELIPKQQFKIPIQASIGSRIIASESISALRKDVLSKCYGGDISRKKKLLKKQAKGKKRMKAMGKVEVPQEAFMAVLKLNQ; the protein is encoded by the coding sequence ATGACTGATATATCTGTTTCAAAAATAAGAAATTTCTGCATAATTGCTCATATTGACCATGGTAAATCTACCCTTGCTGATAGGTTGCTCCAAGATACTGGTACTGTTCAGCAAAGGGATATGCAAGAACAATTTTTGGACAGTATGGATCTAGAAAGAGAGAGAGGAATTACTATCAAATTACAGGCAGCTAGGATGAAATATAAAGCTGAAGATTCTCAAGAATATGTTTTGAACTTAATAGATACACCAGGTCATGTCGATTTTTCTTATGAGGTTAGTAGATCTCTTCAGGCGTGTGAAGGTGCTTTACTAGTTGTTGATGCAAGTCAAGGAGTAGAAGCTCAAACCTTAGCTAATGTTTATCTTGCCTTAGAAAATAATCTTGAAATAATTCCTGTTTTAAATAAAGTTGATTTACCAGGTGCTGATGCTGAAAAAATAAAAAAAGAAATAGAAGAAATTATTGGGCTTGATACATCTAATGCAATAAATTGTTCAGCAAAAACTGGAGTTGGTATTAAAGATATTTTGGAAGCAATTGTAAGAAGAGTACCTCCTCCTCAAGATGAAATTAAACTACCTACAAAGGCACTCATTTTTGATTCTTATTATGATCCTTACAGAGGAGTTATTGTTTATTTCAGAGTGATATCTGGGTCTCTTAATAAGAGAGAAAAGATATTATTAATGGCGAGTCAAAAAAATTATGAACTGGATGAAATAGGAATAATGGCACCTGATCAGCAGCAAGTTGATGAATTACATGCAGGAGAAGTTGGTTATTTAGCTGCTTCTATAAAATCAGTTGCTGATGCGAGAGTGGGAGATACGATTACTCTTTTAAATTCACCTGCAAATGATCCTTTGCCTGGTTATAAGACAGCAAACCCTATGGTTTTTTGTGGCTTATTCCCGACTGATGCTGATCAATTTCCAGATTTAAGAGTATCTCTTGAAAAATTACAATTATCTGATGCAGCTTTAAAATATGAGCCCGAAACCAGTAGTGCAATGGGCTTCGGATTTAGGTGCGGATTCCTAGGACTTCTTCATATGGAGATTGTTCAAGAAAGATTAGAAAGAGAATATGATTTGGATCTAATCGTAACGGCACCATCAGTTATCTATAAGGTTAATTTAAATCAGCAGGAACATATCTTTATTGATAATCCTTCTACAATTCCTGATCCACAACTTAGAGAATCTATAGAAGAGCCTTATGTGAAAATGGAAATTTATGCTCCCAATGAATTTAATGGAACATTAATGGGTTTATGTCAGGAAAGAAGGGGAGTATTTATAGATATGAAATACATAACAACAGATCGAGTTACTTTGATTTATGAAATTCCATTAGCAGAAGTAGTTACAGATTTCTTTGATCAAATGAAAAGTAGGACCCAAGGTTATGCATCAATGGAATATCATTTGATTGGCTATAGAAAGAATGACCTTGTCAGATTAGATGTCCTAATAAATTCAGAAAGAGCAGATCCATTAACTTCTATTGTTCATAAAGATAAGGCTTATGGAATTGGCAGAAGTTTAGTTGAGAAATTAAAAGAACTTATTCCAAAACAACAATTTAAAATACCTATTCAAGCATCAATCGGGAGCAGGATTATTGCAAGTGAAAGTATAAGTGCTTTACGAAAAGATGTTTTATCTAAATGTTATGGAGGAGATATTTCTAGGAAAAAGAAACTTTTAAAGAAACAAGCTAAAGGTAAAAAGAGGATGAAGGCAATGGGTAAAGTTGAAGTCCCCCAAGAAGCTTTTATGGCAGTCCTAAAATTAAACCAGTAA
- a CDS encoding thiol-disulfide oxidoreductase DCC family protein codes for MKNKLIFLFDGGCPLCLRETNFLKKRDILNQISFVDINSKDYDQNLFNNISYSEAMSNLHGIIENGEIIRGLDVLAYSYELIGLGWVYYPLKIKLLSPLLRLVYRYWAQYRLQITGRSKIKKLCTSKCEQ; via the coding sequence ATGAAAAATAAATTAATTTTTTTATTCGATGGTGGTTGTCCACTTTGCTTGAGAGAAACAAATTTTCTAAAAAAAAGAGATATATTAAATCAAATTTCATTTGTAGATATAAACAGTAAAGATTATGATCAAAATCTTTTTAATAACATTTCATATTCAGAAGCCATGTCAAACCTGCATGGGATTATAGAAAATGGTGAAATTATTAGAGGATTAGATGTACTTGCATATTCTTATGAATTAATTGGTTTAGGTTGGGTTTATTATCCTTTAAAGATTAAGCTCTTATCTCCATTATTAAGGCTGGTTTACAGATATTGGGCACAATATAGACTTCAAATTACAGGTCGATCCAAGATTAAAAAACTTTGCACCTCTAAATGTGAACAATAA